A stretch of Patagioenas fasciata isolate bPatFas1 chromosome 4, bPatFas1.hap1, whole genome shotgun sequence DNA encodes these proteins:
- the LOC136101219 gene encoding glycerol-3-phosphate acyltransferase 3-like, whose product MEKEIAGHRRGHFNLADAMYFSKKGCEAVAEDEVTWRFYSEELVSWNLLSRTNANLHNVSWQLTVVWVFGILIRYCLLLPFRVCLSVFSILLLVFATTVVRQFPNGRVKCWLSNQVQMMCAALGVRSLGGLVHFHNRENRPQGGGICVANHTSPLDVLILASDGCYSLVSQTHGGLLGLVLRSCMQTTQHVLFERSELKDRHLVRKKIREHIADKAKLPVLIFPEGTCINNTSVMMFKKGSFEVGGTIYPVAIKYDPCFGDAFWNSTKHSFVTFVFNVMTSWAIVCNVWYLPPMVKEEGEDAVHFANRVQAVIAARGGMLVLPWDGGLKRKKVKESLKEEQQKKYCQIVTENGSMGNGSVC is encoded by the exons ATGGAGAAGGAGATCGCTGGCCACCGCCGAGGACATTTCAACCTTGCTGACGCGATGTACTTCTCCAAGAAAGGGTGCGAAGCAGTTGCAGAAGATGAAGTCACCTGGCGGTTCTACTCGGAGGAGCTGGTATCCTGGAATCTACTCAGCAGAACCAATGCCAACTTGCACAATGTCAGCTGGCAACTGACCGTTGTGTGGGTCTTTGGGATCCTAATTCGATATTGTCTCCTGTTGCCTTTTCG TGTCTGCTTATCTGTTTTCAGCATCCTCTTGCTGGTCTTTGCCACTACAGTAGTAAGACAGTTTCCAAATGGCAG GGTTAAATGCTGGCTGAGCAACCAGGTTCAGATGATGTGTGCTGCATTAGGTGTCCGAAGTCTGGGTGGTCTGGTGCATTTCCACAACAG ggagaACAGACCGCAGGGAGGAGGCATCTGTGTAGCCAACCACACGTCTCCATTAGATGTTCTAATCCTGGCCAGTGATGGGTGCTATTCCTTG GTTAGCCAGACACATGGAGGGCTTCTGGGACTCGTTTTAAGATCTTGCATGCAAACCACTCAGCATGTTTTGTTTGAACGCTCAGAACTGAAAGACCGTCATCTGGTGAGGAAAAA AATTAGAGAACACATTGCAGATAAGGCCAAATTAcctgttttaatttttccagaaG GTACCTGCATAAATAACACATCAGTAATGATGTTTAAGAAGGGAAGCTTTGAGGTGGGAGGGACCATCTATCCAGTAGCAATCAAG TATGACCCCTGCTTTGGAGATGCGTTCTGGAACAGCACAAAGCATTCCTTTGTGacctttgtttttaatgtgaTGACCAGCTGGGCTATTGTCTGCAATGTGTGGTACCTGCCACCGATGGTCAAAGAG GAGGGAGAAGATGCTGTTCACTTTGCCAACAGAGTCCAGGCTGTCATCGCTGCTCGGGGAGGAATGTTGGTGCTTCCTTG GGATGGGggactgaaaaggaaaaaggtcAAAGAGTCTCTCAAGGAAgagcaacagaaaaaatattgCCAGATAGTAACAGAAAATGGATCTATGGGAAACGGAAGTGTTTGTtaa